One window of Desulfonatronum thiodismutans genomic DNA carries:
- a CDS encoding MATE family efflux transporter has translation MSRINPILTGSVLTSFFRLWLPSLGGLMAMTSASIVDGIFIGNYVGATALAAVNLIIPFLGILFGITFMLSMGGTVRAGTYIGQGNATAAGAIFSKTLLAALVFVLLVTGLGLLLETSLLRALGGNEDVLPMMRTYFRIIMGFTWAHLLTVVMYFFVRVDGYPGLAALALILGSMTNLVLDYLFIVRFGWGIAGAAWATGISQALPFLVLCAYFLFPQRRLIFHLRQTKWRELFRSAFNGLSECINEISASIIALFLNWMFMTRFGVNGVAAITVVNYMMIVGLMMVFSLGDAGGVFISQNYGAGKVRRIRRFLLICLAVALLLASTCIWLLVFHPVPLVRAFLGPEDQDVIHLTVGLLGYFWPVFAVNGLNLVITSYLTALHLPLQSSIIALARSLVLPVMLLLTLFYAFPDIPFILAIPLAELITFVLAACFLARFFPNQALFGKLHAARPLAGEDAGQS, from the coding sequence ATGTCCCGCATCAACCCGATTCTGACCGGTTCGGTCCTGACAAGCTTCTTTCGACTCTGGCTGCCCTCTCTGGGGGGCCTCATGGCCATGACTTCGGCAAGCATCGTTGACGGCATCTTCATTGGAAACTATGTGGGTGCCACCGCGCTGGCCGCAGTGAACCTGATCATCCCGTTCCTTGGAATCCTTTTCGGCATCACCTTCATGCTGAGCATGGGCGGGACGGTTCGGGCCGGAACGTATATCGGCCAGGGCAATGCGACCGCTGCCGGCGCGATCTTCTCCAAGACCCTGCTGGCTGCTCTTGTCTTTGTTCTGCTGGTCACGGGTTTGGGCCTGCTCTTGGAGACATCGCTGCTGCGCGCCCTGGGCGGCAATGAGGACGTGCTCCCGATGATGCGGACCTATTTCCGGATCATCATGGGGTTTACCTGGGCGCATTTGCTGACCGTGGTCATGTATTTTTTCGTCAGGGTGGACGGATATCCGGGCCTTGCCGCCCTGGCGCTGATCCTTGGCTCGATGACCAATCTTGTCCTGGATTATCTGTTCATCGTCCGTTTCGGATGGGGCATCGCCGGCGCGGCCTGGGCTACGGGCATCTCCCAGGCCCTGCCCTTCCTGGTGCTGTGCGCTTACTTTCTCTTTCCTCAACGCCGGTTGATCTTCCACCTCCGACAGACAAAATGGCGTGAATTGTTTCGTTCCGCGTTCAACGGCCTTTCCGAATGCATCAACGAGATATCCGCCTCGATTATCGCCCTGTTCCTGAATTGGATGTTCATGACGCGGTTCGGCGTCAACGGCGTGGCGGCCATCACCGTGGTGAACTATATGATGATCGTCGGGCTGATGATGGTTTTCTCCCTTGGCGACGCGGGCGGGGTATTCATCAGCCAGAATTACGGCGCGGGCAAGGTCCGGCGCATTCGCCGCTTTCTGCTGATCTGCCTTGCCGTGGCCCTGCTGCTCGCCTCGACCTGCATCTGGCTTCTGGTCTTCCATCCGGTCCCCCTTGTCCGTGCGTTTCTCGGCCCGGAGGATCAGGACGTGATCCATTTGACCGTCGGACTTTTGGGGTATTTCTGGCCAGTTTTCGCGGTCAACGGCCTGAATCTGGTCATCACGTCCTATTTGACCGCCCTTCATCTGCCGCTGCAATCTTCGATCATCGCCCTTGCCCGCAGCCTGGTCTTGCCAGTGATGCTCCTGCTGACCCTGTTTTACGCGTTTCCGGATATCCCGTTCATCCTGGCCATCCCCCTGGCCGAACTGATCACGTTTGTTCTGGCTGCATGCTTTCTGGCCCGCTTTTTCCCCAATCAGGCGCTTTTTGGCAAGCTGCACGCCGCGCGGCCATTGGCCGGAGAAGACGCAGGCCAGAGCTGA
- a CDS encoding methyl-accepting chemotaxis protein, with protein MGPIYQEARQVMDIADELIRVNEDTAAEAVDLAVADATTARLVVVAGMILGVILALGLGGLLTMAITRPVRKGMDYAVTVASGNLNAELEIDQKDEIGTLAVALRTMVVNLKEKIREADEKADEAAQQMDNARAASKAAEAAKLETEQSNQNILQAAETVERVVERMTSASEQLAAQVEQASRGAEEQKGRTGETATAMEEMNATVLEVARNASRASEESDKARSRAQDGSQIVIKAIAAINQVEQRTQAMKNDLATLGRQADQIGKIMNVIDDIADQTNLLALNAAIEAARAGEAGRGFAVVADEVRKLAEKTMNATKEVDEAISAIQEGTQGSIRGMEQAVAAVEEATKLANESGKSLQEIVSLVEAAADQVRSIAAAAEQQSAASEEINRSVEGISRISLETSEVMDQSAQAVSELARQAVELRTLVQELKQN; from the coding sequence ATGGGACCGATCTATCAAGAAGCCCGCCAAGTCATGGACATTGCCGATGAGCTTATCCGGGTCAATGAAGATACCGCCGCAGAGGCCGTGGACTTGGCCGTGGCCGACGCGACAACGGCACGTCTGGTGGTGGTGGCGGGAATGATCCTGGGCGTGATCCTGGCCTTGGGCCTGGGCGGGCTTCTGACCATGGCCATCACCAGGCCGGTCAGGAAAGGCATGGATTACGCCGTGACCGTGGCTTCCGGCAACCTGAACGCCGAGTTGGAAATCGACCAAAAAGACGAGATCGGAACTTTGGCCGTGGCCTTGCGGACCATGGTGGTCAATTTGAAGGAAAAGATCCGCGAGGCCGACGAAAAGGCCGATGAAGCGGCGCAACAGATGGACAATGCCAGAGCCGCGTCCAAGGCGGCCGAGGCGGCCAAACTCGAAACGGAACAATCCAATCAAAACATTCTCCAGGCAGCGGAGACCGTGGAACGGGTCGTGGAACGGATGACCTCGGCGTCCGAACAGCTGGCCGCCCAGGTCGAGCAGGCCAGCCGTGGCGCTGAAGAACAGAAGGGCCGTACCGGTGAGACGGCGACGGCCATGGAAGAGATGAACGCCACGGTCCTCGAAGTGGCCAGAAACGCATCCCGGGCTTCAGAAGAGTCGGATAAGGCCCGAAGCAGGGCACAGGACGGATCGCAAATCGTCATCAAGGCCATTGCCGCCATTAACCAGGTCGAACAAAGGACCCAGGCCATGAAGAACGATCTGGCCACCCTGGGCCGTCAGGCTGATCAAATTGGAAAGATTATGAACGTGATCGACGACATCGCCGATCAAACCAATTTACTGGCGCTGAACGCAGCCATTGAGGCGGCGCGTGCCGGCGAGGCGGGCCGAGGTTTTGCCGTTGTCGCGGATGAAGTCCGCAAGTTGGCGGAAAAAACCATGAACGCCACCAAGGAGGTCGACGAGGCCATCTCCGCCATCCAGGAGGGCACCCAAGGTTCCATCAGAGGCATGGAACAGGCGGTTGCCGCAGTTGAAGAAGCCACAAAACTAGCCAACGAGTCCGGAAAGTCCCTGCAGGAAATTGTCTCCCTGGTCGAGGCCGCTGCGGACCAGGTTCGCTCCATTGCCGCGGCGGCAGAGCAACAATCGGCCGCCAGCGAAGAAATCAATCGCAGCGTGGAGGGCATCAGCCGCATTTCTTTGGAAACAAGCGAAGTCATGGACCAGTCAGCGCAGGCTGTCTCTGAATTGGCCCGGCAAGCAGTGGAACTGCGGACGTTGGTGCAGGAACTGAAACAGAATTGA
- a CDS encoding ABC transporter permease: MKELFHRLGPVIGCCVLGISAFWVVLMVVLPQVMMVDMSLRPNLPPSLRGGPEDVYTLANYLTFWGNQVHRSIFIKTIWSALLVTVLSLAVCYPIAYYLAQAARARVVPLLVLGLIVPFWVNEILRTYSWFLILSRNGLLNQLLLFLGVTDSAVNFGGLGAVMIGMVYAYILFMVFPLYNSMESLDRNQIEAARDLGASRLRIHWRLVIPHAKPGIAVGCIMTFMLAAGTVAVPQIMQSLPGGTGARWFTQVIYSWFFDGGDWNTGAAYAFVLLLLCVLFILAMMRLFKVGLKDIAR; the protein is encoded by the coding sequence ATGAAGGAACTGTTTCACCGCCTCGGTCCGGTCATCGGCTGCTGCGTCCTGGGGATCAGCGCGTTCTGGGTCGTGCTCATGGTCGTCCTGCCCCAGGTGATGATGGTGGACATGTCCCTGCGGCCCAATCTTCCACCTTCCCTGCGCGGCGGTCCGGAGGACGTCTACACCCTGGCCAACTATCTGACATTTTGGGGTAATCAGGTCCACCGCTCCATCTTTATCAAGACCATCTGGTCCGCCTTGCTGGTCACGGTCCTGTCCCTGGCCGTGTGCTATCCCATTGCCTACTACCTGGCCCAGGCCGCCCGGGCCAGGGTGGTGCCGCTGCTGGTTCTGGGGCTGATCGTTCCGTTCTGGGTCAACGAAATCCTGCGCACCTATTCCTGGTTTCTGATCCTCTCCCGCAACGGCCTGTTGAATCAACTGCTCCTGTTTCTGGGCGTGACCGACAGCGCGGTGAATTTCGGCGGGCTGGGCGCGGTGATGATCGGGATGGTCTACGCCTATATCCTGTTCATGGTCTTCCCTTTGTACAACTCCATGGAGTCCCTGGATCGCAACCAGATCGAAGCGGCCCGGGATCTGGGCGCGTCCCGGCTCCGGATCCACTGGCGGCTGGTGATTCCCCACGCCAAACCCGGGATCGCCGTGGGCTGCATCATGACCTTCATGCTCGCCGCGGGCACCGTGGCCGTGCCCCAGATCATGCAGTCCCTGCCCGGCGGTACCGGGGCGCGCTGGTTCACCCAGGTGATCTACAGCTGGTTTTTCGACGGCGGGGACTGGAACACCGGGGCTGCCTACGCTTTTGTCCTGCTCCTGCTCTGCGTGCTGTTCATCTTGGCCATGATGCGTTTGTTCAAGGTCGGCCTGAAGGATATCGCCCGATGA
- a CDS encoding glycosyltransferase family 4 protein, protein MRIALITDVWTPLINGVVTTLENTVRVAREKGHEVLVLSPDQFPGLPCPTYPEIRLALFPWRKVTRILDDYRPDAVHIANEGPMGWAGRYYCWKRGHGFTTAYHTRLPEYIRLRFPVPLRASYAFFRWFHKPSKAVMTASPLLMEELRSRGFSNLKLWSRGVDTGLFRPRSKDYLDASRPISMFMGRVAVEKNIEDFLRLDIPGTKYVVGDGPAFVKLKAAYPAVRFVGAKRGQELAAHLAAADVFVFPSTTDTFGLVLLEAMACGLPVAAYPVTGPQSVVVHGQTGWLSNDLGEAVHRALPLSPQTCRNHAETYSWERCTEQFLGNLHLLNT, encoded by the coding sequence ATGCGCATCGCCCTGATCACCGACGTCTGGACCCCGCTGATCAACGGCGTGGTCACCACCCTGGAAAACACGGTCCGCGTCGCCCGGGAGAAAGGCCATGAAGTCCTGGTGCTCAGCCCGGATCAGTTCCCCGGCCTCCCGTGCCCCACGTACCCGGAAATCCGCCTGGCCCTGTTTCCCTGGCGCAAGGTGACCCGCATCCTGGACGACTATCGCCCGGACGCAGTCCACATCGCCAACGAAGGCCCCATGGGCTGGGCCGGTCGGTATTATTGCTGGAAGCGCGGCCACGGGTTCACGACGGCCTACCACACCCGCCTGCCGGAATACATCCGGTTGCGGTTTCCCGTACCGCTCCGGGCCTCCTACGCCTTTTTCCGCTGGTTCCACAAACCATCCAAGGCCGTGATGACCGCTTCCCCATTGTTGATGGAAGAATTGCGCTCCCGCGGCTTCTCCAACCTGAAGCTGTGGTCCCGGGGCGTGGATACCGGGCTCTTTCGCCCGCGAAGCAAGGACTATCTGGACGCTTCGCGTCCCATCTCCATGTTCATGGGCCGGGTGGCGGTGGAGAAAAATATCGAGGATTTCCTCCGCCTGGATATTCCAGGCACCAAGTACGTGGTCGGGGACGGCCCGGCCTTCGTAAAACTCAAAGCGGCCTATCCGGCCGTCCGGTTCGTCGGAGCCAAACGCGGCCAGGAACTGGCCGCCCATCTTGCCGCCGCCGACGTCTTCGTCTTCCCCAGCACCACGGACACTTTCGGACTTGTCCTTCTGGAGGCCATGGCCTGCGGGTTGCCCGTGGCCGCCTACCCGGTAACCGGCCCCCAAAGCGTGGTCGTCCACGGCCAAACCGGATGGCTTTCCAACGACCTGGGCGAGGCCGTACACCGGGCCCTGCCCCTCTCTCCCCAGACCTGCCGCAACCACGCCGAAACCTATTCCTGGGAGCGCTGTACCGAGCAGTTTTTGGGTAATCTCCATTTGTTGAATACGTAG
- a CDS encoding extracellular solute-binding protein, whose translation MTAAFDSNSVTRRQFIQYVAAGALATAAPAFISRDVLASTGQLNLYSWSDYVYPEMIDSFQKATGIKVNLSTYGSNDEVLNRLRAARGRGFDVVMPSITYTPAWVEQELLQPLDESKISVSGVIPSMWESSKTLGGVQNGRRYTVPFNWGTEALCLNTEVIKPVYGELGFSSLWMPGNKGRVTIRAHSGMLGMGLYLDSIGEVSSNRMRDTYADEGRMREVYGRILDFAVKHKSWIVQFWSNAQETEAAFMQNDAVIGQTWDGPAMRMRSESKGKYTYLAPKEGAMTWMDSLGVPAGADNVESAYAWINWYYQPAHAAIHVRLSGYNSCTQGAAELAGDAYAANFAAAYPGNAIENLWWYPPEPTWFIAARNEFRDRFLSA comes from the coding sequence ATGACAGCAGCATTCGACTCCAACTCCGTCACCCGCCGTCAGTTCATCCAATACGTGGCCGCGGGGGCCCTGGCCACGGCCGCGCCGGCCTTCATCAGCCGGGACGTATTGGCCTCCACCGGCCAGCTGAACCTCTACAGCTGGTCCGACTATGTCTACCCGGAAATGATCGATTCCTTCCAGAAGGCCACGGGCATCAAGGTCAATCTGTCCACCTACGGCTCCAACGACGAGGTCCTCAACCGGCTGCGGGCCGCCCGGGGACGGGGATTCGACGTGGTCATGCCCTCCATCACCTACACGCCGGCCTGGGTGGAGCAGGAACTGCTCCAGCCCCTGGACGAGTCCAAAATCAGCGTGTCCGGAGTAATTCCCTCCATGTGGGAGAGTTCCAAAACCCTGGGCGGGGTCCAGAACGGCCGCCGGTACACCGTGCCCTTTAACTGGGGCACCGAGGCCCTGTGCCTGAACACCGAGGTGATCAAGCCGGTCTACGGCGAATTGGGCTTCAGCAGCCTGTGGATGCCCGGGAACAAGGGCCGGGTTACGATTCGGGCCCATTCCGGCATGCTGGGCATGGGGTTGTACCTGGACAGCATCGGCGAGGTGTCCTCCAACCGCATGCGGGACACTTACGCTGACGAAGGCCGGATGCGCGAAGTGTACGGCAGGATATTGGACTTCGCCGTGAAGCATAAAAGCTGGATCGTGCAGTTCTGGTCCAACGCCCAGGAGACCGAGGCCGCGTTCATGCAGAACGACGCGGTCATCGGCCAGACCTGGGACGGCCCGGCCATGCGCATGCGCTCCGAAAGCAAGGGCAAGTACACCTACCTGGCGCCCAAGGAAGGGGCCATGACCTGGATGGACTCCCTCGGCGTGCCCGCGGGCGCGGACAACGTGGAATCGGCCTACGCCTGGATCAACTGGTACTACCAACCGGCCCACGCCGCGATCCACGTCCGGCTTTCCGGCTACAATTCCTGCACCCAGGGCGCGGCGGAACTGGCCGGTGACGCCTACGCGGCCAATTTCGCCGCGGCTTATCCGGGCAATGCCATCGAGAACCTGTGGTGGTACCCGCCGGAGCCGACCTGGTTCATCGCGGCCCGCAACGAATTCCGGGATCGCTTCCTTTCCGCGTAA
- a CDS encoding DNA cytosine methyltransferase → MAWLQRFAQTLDSSDFGVPQTRKRLFVLCDRKQMPEPIRPTGKTPSTAKSILDLDGIWRCGPLDNGRRARGTLQRAERAIQALGMRVPFLARQLWTDGSGGWQP, encoded by the coding sequence ATCGCTTGGCTACAACGTTTTGCCCAGACGCTTGATTCCTCGGATTTCGGAGTCCCACAGACCAGGAAAAGGCTTTTCGTCCTTTGTGATCGAAAACAAATGCCAGAACCCATAAGGCCCACAGGCAAGACGCCGTCCACCGCAAAAAGTATTCTCGATCTTGACGGGATATGGAGATGCGGCCCACTCGATAATGGGCGAAGGGCCAGAGGCACTCTTCAGAGAGCAGAAAGGGCAATCCAGGCGCTGGGCATGCGGGTGCCTTTCCTAGCTCGCCAACTATGGACAGACGGTTCAGGAGGGTGGCAGCCGTAA
- a CDS encoding ABC transporter permease → MTSHRLFTWLTRIYLALFFVYLFLPLIFMVAAAFNDSRFPTMLPWEGFTTKWFFGFDAQERAVGLFQDARMGRAILNSVIIGLGVIALAVPLGLSGALLLSNLQSRAKGFLYGVMVSPILTPGVILGISTLVFWTEYFHVSGGLFLTVIAQSTFIAAYCMLLFLARLERFDQTQQEAALDLGASHFMVVRRILLPYMRPAILSACLIAFLQSFENYNTTLFVVGIQDTMTINIATRVRLGLTPAVNAIGVILIAMTVCGAVAYEILRRREQPERI, encoded by the coding sequence ATGACCTCCCATCGCCTCTTTACCTGGCTGACCAGAATCTACCTGGCGCTCTTTTTCGTCTATCTCTTCCTGCCCCTGATCTTCATGGTCGCCGCGGCGTTCAACGACAGTCGCTTCCCGACCATGCTCCCCTGGGAGGGGTTCACCACCAAATGGTTTTTCGGTTTCGACGCCCAGGAGCGGGCCGTGGGGCTGTTCCAGGATGCCCGGATGGGCCGGGCGATTCTCAATTCCGTGATCATCGGTCTGGGGGTGATCGCCCTGGCCGTGCCCCTGGGCCTGTCAGGCGCGCTGCTGCTTTCCAATCTGCAAAGCCGGGCCAAGGGCTTTCTCTACGGGGTGATGGTCTCTCCGATCCTCACGCCCGGAGTGATCCTGGGCATCTCCACCCTGGTGTTCTGGACCGAGTACTTTCACGTCAGCGGAGGGCTGTTCCTGACGGTCATCGCCCAGTCGACCTTTATCGCCGCCTACTGCATGCTGCTATTTCTGGCCCGGCTGGAGCGATTCGACCAGACCCAGCAGGAGGCGGCTCTGGATCTGGGCGCTTCCCACTTCATGGTGGTCAGGCGCATTCTTCTGCCGTACATGCGCCCGGCCATTCTTTCGGCCTGCCTGATCGCCTTTCTCCAGTCCTTTGAGAACTATAACACCACCTTGTTCGTGGTCGGCATTCAGGACACCATGACCATCAACATCGCCACTCGGGTCCGGCTGGGGCTGACCCCGGCCGTGAACGCCATCGGGGTGATTCTCATCGCCATGACCGTCTGCGGGGCCGTGGCGTATGAAATCCTGAGACGACGCGAACAGCCCGAGCGGATCTGA
- the phnX gene encoding phosphonoacetaldehyde hydrolase gives MHTFSEQDNPERSEELRLEVGTRRRDYSGPVRAVILDWAGTTVDYGCIGPTEVFRRAFAGFSVSVGDEEIRAFMGLKKIDHVRAMTHMETVSARWRQVHGRDPNEQDVRNIYARIEPLMLDVVTDHAELIPGVRNLVAVLRAKDIRIGSTTGYTRSMVERLMASAADQGYKPDTVVCSTDVPAGRPYPWMSYVNAMTLNVFPMAAMIKIGDTVADIEEGLNAGMWTIGLTMSGNELGLSRREAESLDPEELNSRLDVIAQRFRRAGAHYTARGVWQVPPLIEEIELRLSRGVRP, from the coding sequence ATGCATACCTTTTCCGAACAGGACAATCCGGAACGATCTGAAGAGTTGCGCCTGGAGGTCGGCACCCGGCGACGGGACTATTCCGGGCCGGTTCGAGCGGTGATCCTGGACTGGGCCGGCACGACCGTTGACTACGGATGCATCGGCCCCACGGAGGTGTTTCGAAGGGCCTTCGCCGGATTCAGCGTGTCCGTGGGCGATGAGGAGATCAGGGCTTTCATGGGGCTGAAAAAAATCGACCATGTTCGGGCCATGACGCATATGGAAACCGTGAGCGCCCGGTGGCGGCAGGTGCATGGCCGCGATCCGAACGAGCAGGACGTGCGGAACATCTACGCCAGGATCGAGCCGTTGATGCTGGACGTCGTGACCGACCATGCCGAACTCATTCCGGGAGTGCGGAACCTGGTCGCCGTCCTGAGAGCCAAAGACATCAGGATCGGCTCGACCACCGGATACACGAGGTCCATGGTGGAACGCCTGATGGCCTCCGCTGCCGACCAGGGCTACAAGCCGGATACGGTCGTTTGTTCCACGGACGTGCCGGCGGGACGTCCGTATCCCTGGATGTCCTACGTCAACGCCATGACCCTGAACGTCTTTCCCATGGCCGCCATGATCAAGATCGGCGACACCGTCGCGGACATCGAAGAGGGGTTGAACGCCGGGATGTGGACCATCGGCCTGACCATGTCCGGCAACGAACTCGGCCTGTCGCGCAGGGAGGCCGAAAGCCTGGACCCCGAAGAACTGAACTCCCGTCTGGACGTGATCGCCCAGCGCTTCCGCCGCGCCGGAGCCCACTACACGGCCCGCGGCGTCTGGCAAGTGCCTCCCTTGATCGAGGAAATCGAACTTCGCCTGTCCCGTGGCGTCAGGCCATGA
- a CDS encoding alkaline phosphatase family protein: MRNTVVLVLVDGLNHATARECMGALQGLCEAGKACLYPVQCELPALSRPLYECILTGKTPVQSGVTHNGHARMSREQSIFHYARAAGLTTAAAAYQWVSELYNRTPFDPARDRHVSDPNLLIQHAHFYFLDRYPDCHLFADAESLRRRHHPHFLLVHSMAVDHAGHLQGADSALYRNSAREADALLAEYLPGWLDDGCQVLVTADHGMNADMTHNGLLPEERTVPLYTIGERFSLDPAARPLQIEICGTICELLGVEHDKCVCVELIKTFPSQSS, translated from the coding sequence ATGCGGAACACTGTCGTTCTGGTTCTTGTGGACGGATTGAATCACGCCACGGCTCGGGAGTGCATGGGTGCGCTTCAGGGGTTGTGCGAGGCTGGAAAGGCGTGCCTGTATCCGGTCCAGTGCGAACTGCCGGCCCTGTCCAGGCCGCTGTACGAATGCATTTTGACCGGCAAGACCCCGGTGCAAAGCGGGGTGACGCACAACGGTCATGCCCGGATGTCCCGTGAGCAAAGCATTTTTCATTATGCTCGGGCCGCGGGCCTGACTACGGCGGCGGCCGCCTACCAGTGGGTCAGCGAACTGTATAACCGCACGCCCTTCGACCCGGCTCGGGATCGCCACGTCAGCGACCCGAACCTGCTCATCCAGCACGCCCACTTCTACTTTCTGGACCGCTATCCGGACTGCCACCTCTTCGCCGACGCCGAAAGTCTGCGCCGCCGTCATCACCCTCATTTTCTGCTGGTCCATTCCATGGCCGTGGATCATGCCGGCCATCTCCAGGGAGCGGACTCGGCCCTGTACCGGAACAGCGCCCGGGAGGCCGACGCCCTGCTGGCCGAATACCTTCCGGGATGGCTGGACGACGGCTGTCAGGTGCTGGTCACCGCGGACCACGGCATGAACGCGGACATGACCCACAACGGCCTGCTGCCCGAGGAGCGCACCGTCCCCCTCTATACCATCGGCGAACGGTTCAGTCTCGACCCGGCCGCCCGTCCTCTGCAGATCGAAATCTGCGGAACGATCTGCGAGCTGCTGGGGGTGGAGCATGATAAATGCGTGTGCGTGGAGCTGATCAAGACATTCCCGTCACAGTCTTCATGA
- a CDS encoding ABC transporter ATP-binding protein has product MHALPSSARDRPENVASTELQGQNVELWDVTMAFGDFLAVNKVDLEIRAGEFFSFLGPSGCGKTTLLRLISGFIEPTSGDVLIGGRNMRGIGPNKRPTALIFQNLALFPLMKVWENVAFGLEARGVGRKVRRKRAQELLELVALTGEEDKLVSQLSGGQRQRVAIARALAVNPSVLLLDEPLSALDLKLRQHMRAELRAIQRRTGVTFIYITHDQGEAFTMSDRVAVMQNGIIEQVSDSAVLYDQPATPFVATFVGENNPFSGTVTEVREQYSVVDTPQGRLTGRNLRGLVVGQPAVLFVRPERCHLVNGRVPENVLSGRLRRVDFEGAYVHLFVDTGGERNTILHMTNDGTQADLAIDSAIRFGFPADAAVALSPGAQAA; this is encoded by the coding sequence ATGCACGCATTACCCTCCAGTGCCCGCGACAGGCCGGAAAACGTCGCATCCACGGAACTGCAAGGGCAAAACGTGGAGTTGTGGGACGTGACCATGGCTTTTGGCGATTTTCTGGCCGTGAACAAGGTTGACCTGGAAATCCGGGCCGGGGAGTTTTTCTCGTTTCTCGGCCCCTCGGGTTGCGGCAAGACCACGCTGCTGCGGCTGATTTCCGGATTCATCGAACCGACCTCAGGAGACGTTCTGATCGGGGGGCGCAACATGCGCGGCATCGGGCCGAACAAGCGGCCCACGGCCTTGATCTTTCAAAACCTGGCCCTGTTTCCGCTGATGAAGGTCTGGGAGAATGTAGCCTTTGGCCTGGAGGCCCGCGGCGTGGGCAGGAAGGTCCGGCGGAAGCGGGCCCAGGAACTCCTGGAACTGGTCGCTCTGACCGGCGAGGAGGACAAGCTGGTGTCCCAGCTCTCCGGGGGTCAGCGCCAGCGGGTGGCCATAGCCCGGGCCCTGGCCGTGAATCCCTCGGTCCTGCTTTTGGACGAGCCGCTGTCCGCCCTGGACCTGAAGCTGCGCCAACATATGCGGGCCGAGCTGCGGGCCATCCAGCGCCGCACCGGGGTGACCTTCATCTATATCACCCATGACCAGGGCGAGGCCTTCACCATGTCCGACCGGGTCGCGGTGATGCAAAACGGGATTATCGAGCAGGTTTCCGACTCCGCGGTGCTCTACGACCAGCCGGCCACGCCCTTCGTGGCCACCTTCGTGGGCGAGAACAATCCTTTTTCCGGGACCGTGACCGAGGTGCGCGAGCAGTACTCCGTGGTGGACACGCCCCAGGGCCGACTGACGGGTCGGAATCTGCGCGGTCTGGTTGTCGGACAGCCCGCGGTGCTCTTCGTCCGGCCGGAGCGCTGTCACCTGGTCAACGGCCGCGTTCCGGAGAACGTGCTCAGCGGTCGGCTGCGCCGGGTGGATTTCGAGGGGGCCTATGTGCATCTGTTCGTGGATACGGGCGGAGAGCGGAACACCATCCTGCACATGACCAACGACGGGACCCAGGCCGACCTGGCCATCGACAGCGCCATCCGCTTCGGTTTCCCGGCGGACGCCGCCGTGGCTCTCTCTCCCGGAGCCCAGGCCGCATGA